CGCATCGCCGAGGACGTGCGCCTGTTCGTCGAATCCACCCTGAGCCTGGGCCTTGGCCTGCTCAACGCGGTGGTCACCCTGGTGTCCTTCGCCGGCATCCTGTGGGTGCTCTCCGGCGACACCACGCTGCCGGTGGCCGGCGGCCTGCAGGTGCCCGGCTTCATGCTGTGGGCGGCGCTGGTCTATTCGGTGCTCGGCTCCTGGCTCACCCACCGGCTCGGACGCCCGCTCACGGCGCTCAACGCCGAGCAGCAACGCCGCGAGGCGGATTTCCGTTTCGGCCTGGTGCGTGCCCGCGAGCATGGCGAAGCCATTGCCCTGGGCCGCGGCGAAGCGCACGAACGCGACCGCCTCGGCGGCGCCTTCGGCCTGCTGGTGGACAACTGGATGCGGCTGATCCGGCGCATCAAGCGCCTCACCTGGTTCTCGTCCGGCTACGGTCAGCTGGCGGTGGTGTTTCCCTTCCTCGCCGCTGCGCCACGCTATTTCGCCGGCAGCATGGAGCTCGGTGGCCTCATGCAGACCGCGCAGGCCTTCGGCCAGGTCCAGGGCGCCATGAGCTGGTTCGTCGATGCCTACACCCAGCTGGCCGAATGGTTCGCCACCATCGACCGGCTCGCCGGCTTCGACACCGCCCTGGCCACCACCCGGCGCGCCGCCGCCACCCCGGCGCTGAACGCCGCGGCCGGTGCGCCCGCGGTGCACATCCACCGCCTCGACACCGCGCGGCCCGACGGCACCCCGCTCACACATCTGGCCGACGTGCGCATCGCGCCGGGCGAGCGGGTGCTGGTCAGCGGCCCCTCGGGCGCCGGCAAGAGCACCCTGCTGCGCGCGCTGGCCCGGCTGTGGCCCCATGCCGAGGGCGAAGTGACGCTGCCGCCCCGTGCCGAGATGCTGTTCCTGCCCCAGCGCCCCTATCTGCCCGCCGGCACCCTGCGCGAGGTGCTCGGCGCCCCGGATGTGTCCGAGGCCGAGCTGCGCGACACCCTGGCGGCGGTACGTCTGCCGGCCCTGGCGATGCGGCTCGACGCGGTGCGTGACTGGGGCCAGGAGCTGTCCCCCGGCGAACAGCAGCGCCTGGCCTTTGCCCGCGTGCTGCTGCAGCGGCCGCGCTGGGTGTTTCTCGACGAGGCCACCTCGGCACTGGATGAAGCCACCGAGGCGGTGCTCTACACGCGCCTCATCGACCGGTTGCCCGACACCACCGTCGTCAGCGTTGCCCACCGCAGCAGCCTGCGCCGCTTCCACACCCGCGAACTGGGGCTCGACGCCGACGCCGTGCCCACCCCGGCGGCGCCCGCCGTACACGCCGAAGACGCCCTGGCCATGCCGATCGCCGCCTCATAGGGGCAGCCTCCGACGGCGCGGCAACACCCTGTCATGAAAAATTGCATGAGATCGACATTCCAAAAAACTGCTACGCTTCACACATTAGCGACAATTGTCACTTTTGTTTGGGGTGCGGACGATGGCGTCGGAACCGAAGTACATCAGCACACGCGAGGCGGCGCGGCGGCTGGGCCTGTCCCTCGGGACGGTGCAGCAGATGGTCGAGCGGGGCGAACTGCAGGCGTGGAAGACCGCGGGCGGCCACCGTCGCATCGACGAGTCCTCCGTCGACAGCTACCACCAGCGCGCGCGCACCGGCACGATCGCCTCGCAGCAGGGCGGCCGCGCCCTGCGCGTCCTCGTGGCCGAAGACGATCGCATCCTGCAGAAGCTGTATGAGCACACCCTCGGGGGCTGGGATCTGCCCCTCGAGGTGCAGATGGTCACCAGCGGTTTCGATGCGCTGCTCGAGATCGGACGCCATCCGCCCGATCTGCTGATCACCGACCTGAACATGCCGGGCCTCAACGGCTTCGAGATGATCCGCCGGATCCGCGACAACCGCCTCACCGCCGGCACCGACATCGTCGTGGTCTCGGGGCTGTCCGACGACGACATCGCCGACCAGGGCGGCCTGCCCGCCGACGTGACCCGCTATGGCAAACCCGTGCCCTTCAAGGAACTGCGCGGCTATGTGCAGGCCAAGGTCGCCCAGTTGCGCCGCGAACACAGCGGGCTCTGAACACGCCGGGCACGGCCCGGATCAGAACACCTTCCACCACAAGGCCGGCCAGTCGAAGCCCTCGAGCACATCCTGGGCGTTCACATAGTCGCGCGCGCCGCACAGGCGGATCGCGTGCGCCTGCAGCGCCGCGACGACCTCCGGATCGAACTGTCGGCCCGCCTCCGCCGCCACCGCGGCCACGGCCTCGCCGTCGGCCAGGCGCGTGGCGGCCGGCCCCAGCGTCAGGGCATCGAAGCCCAGCGCCACGGCGACGATACGGGCCTCGGGGGCGATGGCGTGGCGTGCCAGACGACTGGGATAGCCCTGACCATCCCAGCGTTCATGGTGCGACAGGGCGATCGTGGCCGCCATCTGCAACACCGGCACGTCGGTGCCGCCGAGCAGGCGCGCGCCATGGCGCGGATGGTCCCGCTCGCCGGCGCCGAGCGGATCGCGGGACACCATGCACAGACCGATATCCGCCAGCGGTGCGGCCCGCGAGAGGGTCTCGCACTGCGCTTCCGACCATCCGAGGGCCTCGGCGATCAATGCCGACATGGCCGCGATACGCAGGATCCGGGCCGGATCACCGCCCGCCCGGGCCTCGACCATGAGCGCCAGCCGGAACAGGGTTTCGTGATGGGCGGCCGCGAGCGCACGGAACGCTTCGTCACGCGCCAGGCGGTGACGTAGCGCCTCTTCGTCCGGCGCCATCGGCGCGCGACCGGCCGCGCGCTGGGCAGCCCAAGGCCCCTGCCCATCGCTCCAGCGCCCTGGCACGGTCCCGTTCGCGAGCGGCTCTGCCTCAGCCAGCGGTGAGGCGACGACGACCCTCATGATCGGCGTCCCCGGTCGGACGCGTCGGGCGTGGTGCCGGCCATCAGCGGCAGCCAGACCGTCAGCGCGACGGCGCCGCCCGCGTCCACCGCCAGCTCGACCTTGGCCCCAGCGGCCTCGATCGACGCGAAGACCTCGGCGACGACCGAATGGGCCAGCTCCCAGGTCCAGCCACCGTCGGCCCGGGACTGGCGCATCCGGATCGCCCCCCAGTCGCGCGCACCGATCGGGCGCACCACCGTCCACAGATGGATCGTCGCCCCCCCCGGCTCGAGCCCCACCAGCGCGCCCAGCGCGGCCGCGATCAGCGGGCGCAGGGTGTCGCCATTGCCGACCACCGTCACCGGCCGGCTCGGCGGTTCGATCACGAACACGTGATCGGCCGGCTGCGCCGACACCATCGACACGCTGTCGCAGACGAGCGCTTCCAGATCGCATCCCGCGTCACCGCCATGGGCGACGCGCGCCACGCCGTCGGGCGCGTCGAGCGCGAGCTTGGTGCGGGCGTTCATCGCTGCCGCCCCGGGCCATCCGGGCGTCGCCACACCGTTGCCCCACCATCGCACGGCGCGGCACCAGTCCGCTTTATCGAGAAGTTCATGCGTCGTCACCATCACCAAATTGCCACTTTTATTTTTTATATCATTTTTATTGACTCTGGTAAATTGATTTGGGCGCGACGTCGCCTCGCCCGACGAGCGGCGCGTCGGGGCATCGGGGTGCGGGACGGGCGGACAAAGAAAAACGGCCGCTTGCGCGGCCGTCTCGGCGGGTGGAACGGGACGACGCAGCGTCAGCTCAGAACAGTTCGATGTCCTCGTCGCCCTTGTCGTGCTGACCGGCGACGTACTGGGCCAGCGCCTCCTTGACCGGCATGCCGTTCATGACCGCCTCGAACATCTCGGCCTCCTCGCGCGTGGAGTAGCGGGCGCGGATCTTTTCCTGCAGCGCCACCCATTCGAAGGGGTTGTACAGCCGTGACTGATCCACCACGAGACCGGACAGGGCACTGAGGCTGTGGCACACGTGCGCCAGCCGCTGGGCCAGCTTGTCGTAGAACTGGAAGGCGATGATCGACTGCTGGACCATGGCGCTCAGCTGCGTGGTCTGCGCCGTGAGGTCGCCCTTGATGCGCGCGATCTCGCCCTCGTCGGGCAAGGCTTCGAGTTCGCTGCTCATGCCGCGCACGTAGCCGGCCAGCGATGTAAACGCGTCGGTGAGCGTCTCCACCGAATTGTCGCCATCGCGCATGGCCGCCTCGATCTGGCCGGCAGCCAGCTCGAGCATCAGGACGGTTTCGCGGACCTGGCTCCAGTCCAGATCCGGGTTGTGGGCGCGGGTGCCGCGCCGCGCTTCGCGCTCTTGGTCGCTCATGGGTTCCTCGTGCATTTGGGCTCTTGCGTTGTCTTCGTCGCCACAGCGGCAAACTTGAAAGTCAAATGAACACCGGTTCGGGCTCGAGCGCAATACCGAAGCGCGCGTGCACGTCGGCCGCAATCGCCGCGGCGACGCGCGCCACATCGGCCCCGCTCGCCCCGCCCCGGTTGACCAGCACCAGGGCCTGGCGGTCATGACAGGCAACCGGACCGAGGGCGCGGCCCTTCCAGCCGCACTGGTCGATGAGCCAGCCGGCGGCGAGCTTGACCCGGCCGTCGGCCTGCGCATAGTGGGGCGCCCCCGGGTGCCCGGCGAGCAGGCGTGCCGCGGTCGCCGCGTCGACGACCGGGTTCTTGAAGAAACTCCCGGCGTTGCCCAGTTGCGCCGGGTCGGGCAGCTTTTCGCGGCGGATGGCGATCACCGCGTCGGAGACCTGCACCGGCGTGGGTGCCGCGATGCCCTGCGCCGCGAGCCGCCGTGCCAGGTCGGCGTAGCCGAGCACCGGCGCCCACGGGCGGGGCAGCCGCAACACGACGCGGGTGATGAGCAGCTGCGCGCCCGCCGGGTGCTTGAACACGCTGTCGCGGTAGCCGAAGCGGCAGGCCGCCGCGTCGAGCCGCACCCGCGTGCCGCGGTCCAGGTCCACCGCCTCGAGATGATCGAAGCGCTCGGCCAGTTCCAGGCCATAGGCGCCGATGTTCTGCACCGGCGCCGCACCGACGGTGCCGGGGATGAGCGACAGGTTCTCGAGCCCGCCCAGGCCCTGATCGAGCGTCCAGCGCACGAAGTCGTGCCAGGACTCGCCCGCCGCGGCCGCCACGCACACGCCGTCGCCGGTATCGTCGAGCACCTCGCGCCCGCGCAACGCCACATGCAGCACGAGGCGGTCCACCCGGGCGGGCAGAATGACGTTGCTACCGCCGCCGAGCACCAGACGCGGCCCGCCGAGCCGGCCATCACGGGCGGCCTCGACGAGCGCGTCCACGTCGTCGATGCGCTGGTAACGCGCGGCGACGGCCGGCAGGCCGAAGGTGTTGAAGGCGTCCAGCACAATGTCGGACTGAATCGGGCTCATGGGCGGTCTTGGCGGGCGATGGGATAGCGCCGGTCGTAGGCGAGATTGAAGAGGAAAGCGTACACCACGTAGGCCACCGCGAGCGCCAGATCGGCCACCAGGGCGCTCACCCAGTCCATGCCGGTCCAGATCATGACAATCGGCAGGGTCATGGCCAGCAGGCCGCCTTCGAAGCCGAGCGCGTGCAGCGCCCGCAAGGCCCACGGGCGACGATCGGCGGTGCGCCCGGTCAGGCGCCCCTCGATCCAGTCGAAGGCGGTGTTGTAGGAGCCGTTCCACACCGCCGCGATCAGGGCGATGAGCGCCAGCATGCCGAAGGAATGCCCCATGGGCACGCCACTGAGCCAGGCGAACGGCGGCGTGATCAGCACCAGGCCGCCGACCTCGAACAGGGCGATCTGGCGGATACGATCCGGAAGCGTGCGAAGCGGAGGTGAGCTCACGATGCGGACGACAGGTTGGGAACCGGCACGATAGTCATGCCCGGGCCCGGATGCAAACCCGCCGGGCGCATGCGCCCCCGTGGATGCGCCAACGCGCTTGTGCACCGCACCTTGTCAGCCGGCAGGCGCGCGCGCAGTCTTCCTCACTCCCCCCGACACGGAACACATCATGAACACGCATCGACGACACTCCGCATCGCGCTTCTTCTCGACGCTGTGCTTCCTCACCGCCCTGATGGTGCCCGGTCTGTCCCCCTCGCTGGCGATCGCCGGCGGCAAGCCGGGCGTCGTCATCCAGGTGAGCGAGAACGATCCGGCCAAGTGGAATCTGGCCCTCAACAACGCCGGCAACCTGATCCAGGCCCTCGGCGGCCCCGACAAGGTGGATATCGAGATCGTCGCCTACGGCCCCGGACTGGCCATGCTGAAAGCCGATTCGGTGGTCGGCGAGCGGCTCGGCGTGGCGGTCTCCGACGGCATCCACCTGTCGGCCTGCCACAACACCATGCGCGCCAAGCACGTGGAACAGCGCGACCTGTACCTCGGCGTCGATGTGGTCCCGGCCGGGGTGCTTGAAATCATGCAGCGTCAACAAGGCGGCTGGGCGTACATCCGGCCCTGAGCCACGGCGGGCGGGCTCTCCCGCCCGCGCTGTGGTTGAATGATGCTTTTCGCCGTTCGTCCGACCGTCCCATGGCCCGCATCAAGATCGACCTGCCCGAGCACTTCGCCTTCACCACCGAGCTGCCGCTCTATCTCCTTCACATCAACTACGGACAACACCTCGACAATGCGCTGCTGCTGACCCTGGTCTCGGAGGCGCGCGCCCGCTTCTTCCAGGCGCTCGGCTACACCGAACTGGATGTGGAGGGCGTCGGCATCGTCGTCGCCGACGCCGCGGTCCAGTACCGCTCCGAAGCCCATCATGGCGAAACCATGCGGGTGAGCATGATGGCCACCGATTTCAACAAGTTCGGCTTCGACCTGGTCTGGCGCATGGACGCGCTGGCCAGCGGCCGCGAGGTGGCCCGCGGAAAAACGGGCATCGTGTTCTACGACTATGACGCCCGGCAACTGGCCTCGGCGCCCATGGCCTTCGCCAGCCGCGTCGGAGCGGCCGGATTCACCGGCTGAGCGTCCCGGGTGGCGGGGTGCGGCCGCGCAGGCGAAGCGATCCGACATCGCAGCGGCCGACCACCCCCCTGAGCACACGCGCACCCAGGAACGGAAAACATCCGTAACATTCCCTTGAAACAAGTTACGCAATAGGTTGTTTTAAAAGCGAAATATTAGATTACGCTTTGATACTGTCGTCATTTTGAATTGCATTCATCATGCCAGCTCCCATCCACCCGATCACGGAGCGACATATGAAACGCAGATTGATCACCCTCGCCATCCCCTTGGCCATGAGCATGGCCGGCAGTGCACATGCGGCCTTGTTCGACACCTTCGAGGGGCTTTCCCATTCCGACACCGAGGGCGGCTTCGTCAGTGGCGACGACCTGCTCGCGGGCTACTCGTTCGACTTCACGCTCAGCGAGGCGACGACATTGACCTTCTCCGGCGAATCGAGCTTCGACTTCGCCAGCCTGGGTCTCTACGACGGCGGCACCCTGCTGCGCGGCTGGCTGCTGACGCCCACCTCGGGATCCGATGTGACGACCTTCAGCCTCGCCGCCGGCGACTACTCCTTCAAGACCATCGCGTCGATGGTGCCCGGCACGGCGTCGCTGACGAGCACCGACGGGTATTACGCTTTCCAGAGCGCGGTCGTGGCTGCCGTTCCGGAGCCGGCATCCTACGGCATGCTGCTGGCGGGCCTGGGCATGCTCAGCCTCGTGGCGCGGCGCAAGCTCAACGACGCGGCCTGAATCCGCCCCCGCCGGCGCCCTGCGCCGGCGAACCTCGCCGCATCGGTTTCCCCGACCGATGCGGTCTTTTTTTATCTGCAGCCCCTCACCCGCCGGAGGGTGCCTCCATTGTCTCGAGCAACTCGTGCACTTCGAGCCAGCGCAGTTCGGCCACTTCCATGTCGGCGACCAGTTGCGCCTGGCGCTTGAGCAGATCCTGCAACAGGGCGCTGTCCGGATCGGCATACAGGCCCGGATCGGCCAGGCGCGTATCGAGCAGATCTTTCTCGCCCTGCCAGGCGGCCAGTTTCTTTTCCAGCTGCTCGGCCTCCTTGAGCAGCGGGCGCCGCGCCGCGAGCGCGGCCTTGCGCTCGGCGGTGGCCTGCTCGCGCTCGGCCTTGCGCTGCGCCTTGTCGGCGCTGCGGGTCGGGCAGGCGGCCGCGGCCATGGCCTGGGCGCGCTGGGCCGAGAGCCAGTCGCGATAGTCGTCCAGGTCGCCGTCGAAGGGCTGCACCCGGCCGCCGTCGACCAGCACAAAGCGGTCGCAGGTGGCCGCGAGCAGGGCACGGTCGTGGGAGACCAGCACCATGGCGCCGTCGAAATCCTGCAGCGCCAGGGTGAGCGCGTGGCGCATCTCCAGATCCAGGTGGTTGGTCGGCTCGTCGAGCAGCAGCAGGTTGGGCTGCTGCCAGATCATCAGGGCCAGCGCCAGGCGTGACTTCTCACCGCCCGAGAACGGCCCGCACGGGGTGCTCACGCTGGCGCCCGAGGCGACCCCGTCCTTCTCGCCGCGAAAGTCGAAACCGCCCAGGTAGTTGCGCAGGTCCTGCTCGCGCGCGCCCGGGTCGACACGCATCAGATGCTGCAGGGGCGACTCGTCCGGGCGCAGGGTCTCGAGCTGGTGCTGGGCGAAGTAGCCGATCGCCAGCCCCTTGCCGTCGCTGCGCCGCCCCGCCCGGGGCGCGAGCTGGCCGGCGAGCAGCTTGATGAGGGTGGACTTGCCGGCACCGTTGCGCCCCAGCAGGCCGACGCGTTCGCCCGGGCGCAGGGTCAGGCGCACATCGGCGAGCACGGTCTTGTCCTCGTAGCCCACCGCGACCTCGTCCAGGGTGATGAGCGGGTCGGGCGCGGCCGGCGCCGGCCGGAACGCGAAACTGAAGGGCGTATCCACGTGCGCCGCCGAGATCAGCTCCATGCGCTCGAGCGCCTTGATGCGGCTTTGCGCCTGGCGCGCCTTGGTGGCCTTGGCGCGGAAGCGGTCCACATACTTCTGCAGATGCGCGCGCTCGCGCTGCTGCTTGTCGAACAGCGCCTGCTGCTGGGCGAGGCGCTCGGCACGCTGGCGTTCGAACTCGGAATAGCCGCCGCTGTAGAGGGTGAGCCGCTGCTGCTCCACATGGGCGATGTGGCCGACCACCGCGTCGAGGAACACCCGGTCGTGGGAGATGAGCAGCAAGGTGCCGCGATAGTCGCGCAGCCATTGCTCCAGCCAGATCACCGCATCCAGGTCCAGGTGGTTGGTCGGCTCGTCGAGCAGCAGCAGGTCAGAGCGGCACATGAGCGCCTGCGCCAGATTCAGGCGCATGCGCCAGCCGCCGGAGAAGTCCGCCACCGAACGCTCGGCGTCGCCCGGCGCGAAGCCGAGGCCGTCGAGCAGCGTCGCCGCCCGCGCCGGCGCGCTGTAGCCGTCGATCTCCTGCAGTCGGCCGTGCAGTTCGCCGATGCGCTCGCCCGCATGGGCCGCCTCGGCCTCGGCCAGATCCGTTTCGATGCGCCGCAGTTCGGCATCGCCGTCAAGCACGTAATCGAGCGCGCTGCGTTCGAGCGCCGGGGTCTCCTGCGCCACATGGGCGATCACCCAGCCGGGTGGCAGCTCGCAGTCACCGCGGTCGGGATGCAGCTGGCCGCGCAGCAGCGCGAACAGGCTCGACTTGCCACAGCCGTTCGCCCCGGTCAGGCCGACCTTCCAGCCCGGATGGATCTGGACGGTGGCCTCATCGACGAGGACTTTGGCGCCACGGGCCAGGCGCAGGGCTCGAAACTGGATCACTTGGGGATATGGGGCGCAAAACCGCGAAAAAACCGCTATTGTACGGGCTTCATCCATCCCCCGACCGATTGCGATCATGGCGTTCCCGCTCCGCTCCCTGTGCCTGACCACCTGTCTTGCCGCCTCCTTCGGCACCCTCGCGCAGCAGGACAGCAGCGCCGAGTTGCGCGCGCAGGCCAAGGCGATCCGGGATGCCGCCGAGGCGACCTACCGCCAGACCAGCTACCACTGCTACGACAAGTTCCTGGTCAACGCCTGTCTGGAAGACGCCAAGCTGGTGCACATCAACCAGGTCAAGGAGGCCCGCCGGCTCGAGGCGCGCGCCAACCGCATCGACCGCGGCAAACGCATCAAGGCCATGGAAGCGCGCCTGCGCAAGGTGGAGAACCGGCCGGAGGCGGCGACGGTGACGCCGGTGGCCTCACCCACCACACCGGCACCACGACCGGCAGACACTGAGCAGTAACGCCCCCAACTCAACCACATCCTCTGCCGGTTCGATTCGCATATTTCTGTCTATTGAACCTGTGGGAGCGTTCGGCGCGACGTCGGATTTCTTGACAGCACACCATACGCAGTCACGACGCGGAACCCAGGGTCTTGTCTTAGTGGAGCCCAAGCATTTGAAATGCTTTAGCTTTTGCAAAAAGCAACGCAAGGCGCACCCACGTGGCATTGAGATTGCTAGTCGACTAAATCCTGTTGGCATCAAGATTAGATCTGCATCCAATGACAAAGACACTGATTTCAGCCGTATTGTTGAGCGCATTCATCTCTCAAGCCGCGCTGGCCGCCTCCTCCAGCGCACAAATCGACTGGAGCACCTTTTCAGTCGAACTTGTTGACCTCGACACACTCGATGGCACTGCGCCCTCGATCAACTGGACATCCAAATACAGTTGGGCATCCGTCACCGACGAGGCGGTACGCGATGAAGCGCCATCGTGGACGACTGGCGTTCAAGCCGCATACGGTACAAGTTTGGCTGTCGTAAACGACACTTCAAACTACGCTGAAACCAGCACCGTCTTTGGCAGCCCGTTTCTTCAATACGGGTTGGCTGAACGTGGCGGTTACTTTGAGCTAAGCCAAAACACATCGGCCATCTTCAAGGTTTCGGGAAAGTACGCGACGCAGGTAGACAATCCAGACGAAACCATTTCTGCATGGATCGGCCTCTTCGTGTCAGGTCCTGGTGAAGAGGGTAGTGGTACGCAGTTCGACGGAGCAACCATCGGCTGGAACGGCTATGTCTACACGCCTCACAGTGACGAAGGCACGATTGCTGTGACGTTTACCAACCTGAGTTCAAGCTCGCTGAGTGGGCGGCTCCACACGGAGGCATATGCCTCCGCCTACGTTGCCGCCGTCCCCGAACCCGAGTCCTACGCCATGCTGCTCGCCGGTCTCAGCTTGATGGGACTTGTTGTTCGCCGCCGAATTTGACCGCGGACCGTCGAAAGCAAAACGCCCCAGCGAACGGGGCGTTTTTCGTTGACATCCACGCTCTTCAGCACTCGCCCGACGCCGTCGTGAATCCCAGCGCATTGCGCCTATCAACGACCAAAGCAGCGCGGGCGTTGAGGATTTCACTCTGCACGACCACATTCACGCCGAGCGCCGGTTCCATCACCGGTAGCCAGCCCTTGTTCTTGGCGCAGGGGGCATGGTGATCTGCTTGCCGTTGGCCTTGGTGACGACGAACTCGGTGTCCTTGTCGAGGATACGCAGGTTTTCCAGCGCAGCCATCGCTGTCGAGGCCGCAAGGCCAAGCGCGATCCACACGCGTGAATGCAGTTTCATTGCTTATCTCCTCCCATAGCTTCTCACTTACCCGATACGGGCAGCTTTTCGCTCGAGTACGGCAAACCGGCTGATCGCATTTGCGCTTCAAAATATTCCCAATTGCTTATTTATTCACAACACCCGCCGCGCGCTAGACTGCCAGGCACACGCTTCCTCTCTGATGGGGTCACTCATGCCGCCCATGACCGCCGCTTTTCGCAGCAACATGCCCCGCGGCATCTGGGCACTCGGCCTGTGCTCCCTGTTCATGGACGTCTCCTCCGAGCTGGTGCACAGCCTGTTGCCGGTGCTGCTGACCACGGTGCTGGGTTCGAGCATGCTGACCGTGGGCCTGATCGAAGGGGTCGCCGAGGCGACCGCGGCCATCACCAAGGTGTTCTCGGGCAGCGTGAGCGACTGGCTGGGGCGGCGCAAGTGGCTGGCCGTGAGTGGTTATGCGCTGGCCGCCCTGACCAAGCCGGCGTTTCCGCTCGCCGACTCGGCGGCGACCGTGTTCGCCGC
The nucleotide sequence above comes from Nitrogeniibacter mangrovi. Encoded proteins:
- a CDS encoding PACE efflux transporter, with product MSSPPLRTLPDRIRQIALFEVGGLVLITPPFAWLSGVPMGHSFGMLALIALIAAVWNGSYNTAFDWIEGRLTGRTADRRPWALRALHALGFEGGLLAMTLPIVMIWTGMDWVSALVADLALAVAYVVYAFLFNLAYDRRYPIARQDRP
- a CDS encoding ABC transporter ATP-binding protein/permease; translation: MSRPAARLVRLRHAWRLAAPFWRTREARGAWVLLVSVIALTLAMVWLNVRFNAWNNSFYNSLQKRDGHAFAHQLLIFGALATAYIVAAVYQLYLNQLLQIRWRAWLTRRLLGDWLHDGMQYRLRLSGHAGMDNPDQRIAEDVRLFVESTLSLGLGLLNAVVTLVSFAGILWVLSGDTTLPVAGGLQVPGFMLWAALVYSVLGSWLTHRLGRPLTALNAEQQRREADFRFGLVRAREHGEAIALGRGEAHERDRLGGAFGLLVDNWMRLIRRIKRLTWFSSGYGQLAVVFPFLAAAPRYFAGSMELGGLMQTAQAFGQVQGAMSWFVDAYTQLAEWFATIDRLAGFDTALATTRRAAATPALNAAAGAPAVHIHRLDTARPDGTPLTHLADVRIAPGERVLVSGPSGAGKSTLLRALARLWPHAEGEVTLPPRAEMLFLPQRPYLPAGTLREVLGAPDVSEAELRDTLAAVRLPALAMRLDAVRDWGQELSPGEQQRLAFARVLLQRPRWVFLDEATSALDEATEAVLYTRLIDRLPDTTVVSVAHRSSLRRFHTRELGLDADAVPTPAAPAVHAEDALAMPIAAS
- a CDS encoding ATP-binding cassette domain-containing protein, which codes for MIQFRALRLARGAKVLVDEATVQIHPGWKVGLTGANGCGKSSLFALLRGQLHPDRGDCELPPGWVIAHVAQETPALERSALDYVLDGDAELRRIETDLAEAEAAHAGERIGELHGRLQEIDGYSAPARAATLLDGLGFAPGDAERSVADFSGGWRMRLNLAQALMCRSDLLLLDEPTNHLDLDAVIWLEQWLRDYRGTLLLISHDRVFLDAVVGHIAHVEQQRLTLYSGGYSEFERQRAERLAQQQALFDKQQRERAHLQKYVDRFRAKATKARQAQSRIKALERMELISAAHVDTPFSFAFRPAPAAPDPLITLDEVAVGYEDKTVLADVRLTLRPGERVGLLGRNGAGKSTLIKLLAGQLAPRAGRRSDGKGLAIGYFAQHQLETLRPDESPLQHLMRVDPGAREQDLRNYLGGFDFRGEKDGVASGASVSTPCGPFSGGEKSRLALALMIWQQPNLLLLDEPTNHLDLEMRHALTLALQDFDGAMVLVSHDRALLAATCDRFVLVDGGRVQPFDGDLDDYRDWLSAQRAQAMAAAACPTRSADKAQRKAEREQATAERKAALAARRPLLKEAEQLEKKLAAWQGEKDLLDTRLADPGLYADPDSALLQDLLKRQAQLVADMEVAELRWLEVHELLETMEAPSGG
- a CDS encoding PEP-CTERM sorting domain-containing protein; this encodes MTKTLISAVLLSAFISQAALAASSSAQIDWSTFSVELVDLDTLDGTAPSINWTSKYSWASVTDEAVRDEAPSWTTGVQAAYGTSLAVVNDTSNYAETSTVFGSPFLQYGLAERGGYFELSQNTSAIFKVSGKYATQVDNPDETISAWIGLFVSGPGEEGSGTQFDGATIGWNGYVYTPHSDEGTIAVTFTNLSSSSLSGRLHTEAYASAYVAAVPEPESYAMLLAGLSLMGLVVRRRI
- a CDS encoding DsrE family protein; this encodes MNTHRRHSASRFFSTLCFLTALMVPGLSPSLAIAGGKPGVVIQVSENDPAKWNLALNNAGNLIQALGGPDKVDIEIVAYGPGLAMLKADSVVGERLGVAVSDGIHLSACHNTMRAKHVEQRDLYLGVDVVPAGVLEIMQRQQGGWAYIRP
- a CDS encoding HD-GYP domain-containing protein, which gives rise to MAPDEEALRHRLARDEAFRALAAAHHETLFRLALMVEARAGGDPARILRIAAMSALIAEALGWSEAQCETLSRAAPLADIGLCMVSRDPLGAGERDHPRHGARLLGGTDVPVLQMAATIALSHHERWDGQGYPSRLARHAIAPEARIVAVALGFDALTLGPAATRLADGEAVAAVAAEAGRQFDPEVVAALQAHAIRLCGARDYVNAQDVLEGFDWPALWWKVF
- a CDS encoding FxDxF family PEP-CTERM protein, with the protein product MKRRLITLAIPLAMSMAGSAHAALFDTFEGLSHSDTEGGFVSGDDLLAGYSFDFTLSEATTLTFSGESSFDFASLGLYDGGTLLRGWLLTPTSGSDVTTFSLAAGDYSFKTIASMVPGTASLTSTDGYYAFQSAVVAAVPEPASYGMLLAGLGMLSLVARRKLNDAA
- the murB gene encoding UDP-N-acetylmuramate dehydrogenase — translated: MSPIQSDIVLDAFNTFGLPAVAARYQRIDDVDALVEAARDGRLGGPRLVLGGGSNVILPARVDRLVLHVALRGREVLDDTGDGVCVAAAAGESWHDFVRWTLDQGLGGLENLSLIPGTVGAAPVQNIGAYGLELAERFDHLEAVDLDRGTRVRLDAAACRFGYRDSVFKHPAGAQLLITRVVLRLPRPWAPVLGYADLARRLAAQGIAAPTPVQVSDAVIAIRREKLPDPAQLGNAGSFFKNPVVDAATAARLLAGHPGAPHYAQADGRVKLAAGWLIDQCGWKGRALGPVACHDRQALVLVNRGGASGADVARVAAAIAADVHARFGIALEPEPVFI
- a CDS encoding response regulator produces the protein MASEPKYISTREAARRLGLSLGTVQQMVERGELQAWKTAGGHRRIDESSVDSYHQRARTGTIASQQGGRALRVLVAEDDRILQKLYEHTLGGWDLPLEVQMVTSGFDALLEIGRHPPDLLITDLNMPGLNGFEMIRRIRDNRLTAGTDIVVVSGLSDDDIADQGGLPADVTRYGKPVPFKELRGYVQAKVAQLRREHSGL
- a CDS encoding acyl-CoA thioesterase; amino-acid sequence: MARIKIDLPEHFAFTTELPLYLLHINYGQHLDNALLLTLVSEARARFFQALGYTELDVEGVGIVVADAAVQYRSEAHHGETMRVSMMATDFNKFGFDLVWRMDALASGREVARGKTGIVFYDYDARQLASAPMAFASRVGAAGFTG